Proteins from a single region of Gossypium arboreum isolate Shixiya-1 chromosome 1, ASM2569848v2, whole genome shotgun sequence:
- the LOC128279436 gene encoding uncharacterized protein LOC128279436 — translation MDCLFSGLRKRNIKTEHTNCNNHPRAAILLCKIPITISINSTPPPQVQKKCHTKYFHCLRRAMCKPNNYGVVLKKRLKGMLKFIAGKALQITTKMMREGHLVVIAVQGKEPKRFLIKLDHLYNPDFLKLLKQAEEEFGFSQEGVLELPCQPHELQRILSNIKALP, via the coding sequence ATGGATTGCCTTTTTTCAGGTTTGCGAAAGCGGAACATCAAAACTGAGCATACAAATTGCAACAACCATCCACGTGCTGCTATTCTCCTCTGCAAAATTCCCATCACTATATCTATCAATTCCACCCCACCCCCCCAAGTACAAAAAAAGTGCCACACAAAGTACTTTCATTGCCTACGGAGAGCAATGTGTAAGCCTAACAATTATGGGGTGGTGTTGAAGAAGAGGCTCAAAGGAATGCTGAAGTTCATTGCTGGAAAAGCACTGCAAATTACAACCAAGATGATGAGGGAAGGCCACTTGGTGGTGATTGCCGTCCAAGGTAAAGAACCAAAGAGATTTCTCATAAAATTAGATCATCTTTACAACCCTGATTTCTTGAAGTTGTTGAAGCAAGCTGAGGAGGAGTTTGGGTTTTCTCAAGAAGGGGTCCTTGAGCTTCCTTGTCAACCACATGAATTGCAGAGAATTCTCAGTAATATAAAAGCTCTACCGTAA